A single genomic interval of bacterium harbors:
- a CDS encoding ABC transporter ATP-binding protein, whose product MSAVIELTEITKRFPGVLANDRISLAVAPGEIHALVGENGAGKSTLMKILYGLYEPDEGWIAIRGRRVTLDSPSRAIAAGIGMVHQHFMLIPRFTVTENVILGSEPARAGRLSLKVARSRIRALADQYGLTIDPDAEVGTLSVGEQQRVEIIKVLYRGAEILILDEPTAVLTPQEVDDLFANLRRLRAEGKTIVFISHILEEVLDIADRISVLRRGRVVGTLDAAGATKAQIAEMMVGRPVLMELEVPPVEPGPVRLEVEGLVVSGARGRPAVRGVSFSVKAGEILGVAGIEGNGQSELVETLVGLRVPTAGRLRIMGEDVTRSGPRAIRLMGVAHIPEDRHRRGLVLPMEVWENLILGHHFRGEFGEGFLLDRGAIARFARERVDRFDVRTPSLRTPTLALSGGNQQKVIVAREFGFAPSVLIAAQPTRGLDIGATEFVRRQILAARSAGMAVVLVSAMLEEVLSLADRVAVMHAGAIVAEFPRGTVTPREIGLYMTGARRAEGVPA is encoded by the coding sequence ATGTCCGCCGTAATCGAGCTCACCGAAATCACCAAGCGGTTCCCCGGGGTGCTGGCCAATGACCGCATCTCACTGGCGGTTGCGCCCGGTGAGATCCACGCACTCGTAGGGGAGAACGGCGCGGGCAAGTCCACACTAATGAAGATCCTCTACGGGCTCTATGAGCCCGACGAAGGATGGATAGCGATCCGTGGCCGTCGGGTTACGCTCGACAGCCCCAGCCGCGCCATCGCCGCGGGCATCGGCATGGTGCACCAGCACTTTATGCTCATCCCGCGCTTCACCGTGACCGAGAACGTGATCTTGGGGTCCGAGCCCGCACGGGCGGGCCGGCTGTCCCTGAAGGTGGCACGCTCGCGGATTCGGGCCCTTGCCGACCAGTACGGCCTGACAATCGATCCGGACGCGGAGGTCGGCACGCTGTCGGTCGGAGAGCAGCAGCGCGTGGAGATCATCAAGGTGCTGTACCGGGGAGCCGAGATCCTCATCCTGGACGAGCCCACCGCGGTGCTTACGCCCCAGGAGGTTGACGACCTCTTCGCCAACCTACGGCGCCTGCGCGCGGAGGGCAAGACAATCGTGTTCATCAGCCACATCCTGGAGGAGGTCCTCGACATCGCCGATCGTATCTCGGTGCTACGCCGCGGCCGCGTCGTGGGCACCCTCGATGCGGCGGGCGCGACCAAGGCCCAGATAGCCGAGATGATGGTGGGGCGTCCCGTGCTGATGGAACTCGAGGTGCCGCCGGTGGAACCCGGTCCGGTCCGCCTGGAGGTTGAGGGACTGGTGGTGAGCGGAGCCCGGGGCAGGCCCGCGGTGCGCGGGGTGTCGTTCTCCGTCAAGGCGGGCGAGATTCTCGGCGTCGCCGGCATTGAGGGAAACGGCCAGAGCGAGCTGGTGGAGACGCTGGTGGGTCTGCGGGTACCGACGGCAGGGCGGCTGCGAATCATGGGAGAGGACGTGACCCGCTCGGGGCCCCGGGCGATCAGGCTGATGGGCGTGGCCCACATTCCCGAAGACCGGCACCGACGCGGCCTGGTCCTACCCATGGAGGTGTGGGAGAACCTGATCCTGGGGCACCACTTCCGGGGGGAGTTCGGGGAAGGATTCCTGCTCGATCGCGGTGCCATCGCCCGCTTCGCGCGCGAACGGGTGGACCGTTTCGACGTGCGCACTCCCTCGCTGAGGACGCCCACGCTGGCGCTCTCAGGCGGCAACCAGCAGAAGGTAATCGTAGCGCGCGAGTTTGGCTTCGCGCCGTCGGTGCTGATCGCGGCTCAGCCGACGCGAGGTCTGGACATAGGCGCCACGGAGTTCGTCCGGCGCCAGATCCTTGCTGCTCGCTCAGCCGGGATGGCCGTGGTCCTGGTCTCGGCGATGCTCGAGGAGGTGCTTTCGCTGGCCGATCGTGTGGCGGTCATGCACGCAGGAGCGATTGTTGCCGAGTTCCCGCGGGGTACGGTCACGCCGCGTGAGATCGGGCTATACATGACCGGCGCCCGGCGCGCCGAGGGCGTACCGGCGTGA
- a CDS encoding ABC transporter permease, whose translation MSTRVRLGVLQAAAPLLAIAFGAVVASGIILAIGKDPLEVYGLMLRFNLTRSDSVAAIFLKATPLTFAGLAVALSFRANLWNIGVEGQYAVGAFAAALVAFGVRGLPAPIHLPLAVLAGVAGGAAWALLPIALKLRRGAHEVITSIMMNYIAAALVLFLLADVFRDPTQAGTPRVRTPLFEDSARIPLLRPVLQLVGIGVPDHSALNWFLPLGVVLCLGAAYVLARTRFGYEVRAVALNPDAAETAGIRIARTQFYMFLASGAVAGLVGLSDVLGFFGYFDIDFPKGLGFLGISVALLARNDPIGVVPAALLLAFLDRGAQGVQVFSGVPREVITILQAVIILAIVVGYELVTRYVRAQRKREAESAVSGPSDVSVERGG comes from the coding sequence GTGAGCACGCGGGTCCGGCTGGGGGTGCTGCAGGCCGCGGCTCCCCTGCTGGCCATAGCGTTTGGAGCGGTCGTCGCCTCGGGGATCATCCTGGCGATCGGCAAAGACCCACTGGAAGTCTACGGCCTTATGCTGCGGTTCAACCTCACTCGGTCCGACAGCGTTGCGGCGATCTTTCTCAAGGCAACCCCGCTGACGTTCGCCGGCCTGGCGGTGGCGCTCTCGTTCCGCGCGAATCTGTGGAACATCGGGGTCGAGGGGCAGTACGCCGTGGGCGCGTTCGCGGCGGCGTTGGTGGCGTTTGGGGTACGCGGGCTGCCCGCCCCCATCCACCTGCCCCTGGCGGTACTGGCCGGCGTGGCAGGCGGGGCGGCATGGGCGTTGCTTCCGATTGCGCTGAAACTCCGGCGCGGGGCGCACGAGGTCATCACCTCAATAATGATGAACTACATCGCCGCCGCGCTGGTCCTGTTCCTGCTCGCCGACGTCTTCCGCGATCCGACGCAAGCGGGCACGCCCCGCGTTCGCACGCCGCTCTTTGAGGACAGCGCCCGCATCCCCCTGCTGCGCCCGGTGCTGCAGCTCGTGGGGATAGGGGTTCCGGACCACTCGGCGCTCAACTGGTTCCTGCCGCTGGGGGTGGTGCTGTGCCTGGGTGCGGCCTACGTGCTGGCCCGCACGCGCTTCGGGTACGAGGTCCGGGCCGTGGCGCTGAACCCTGACGCCGCCGAGACCGCCGGCATTCGGATCGCGCGCACCCAGTTCTACATGTTCTTGGCCAGCGGCGCCGTGGCAGGGCTCGTGGGACTCTCCGATGTGCTGGGGTTCTTTGGATACTTCGACATTGACTTCCCTAAGGGGCTGGGCTTTTTGGGGATCTCGGTGGCGCTGCTGGCCAGGAACGATCCGATCGGGGTCGTTCCGGCGGCGCTACTTCTTGCCTTCCTGGACCGGGGGGCGCAGGGAGTCCAGGTGTTCTCAGGGGTCCCGCGCGAGGTGATCACGATCCTTCAGGCGGTGATCATCCTGGCGATCGTGGTTGGGTACGAGTTGGTGACGCGCTACGTCCGCGCGCAGCGCAAGCGCGAGGCCGAGAGCGCGGTCTCCGGACCGTCCGATGTCAGCGTGGAGCGGGGAGGGTAG
- a CDS encoding ABC transporter permease — protein sequence MELLAALLNMALLASAVRLTVPILLTALGAVYSERGGVVNIGLEGIMIMGTFFGASVTHLVATALPVPGAEAGATHAIAPVAGMLAAMAAGVLFSLVHAVVAVTFRVNQIISGVVLNMLAVGLARFLNILFFGVATQSPGISGFEPWSVPVLRDVPALAPIATGISPVIPSALVLLGLGHWVLLRTVFGLRLRAVGEHPLAADTLGINVAAMRYAGVLISGALAGLAGGYLSIEQGRGYLEGMTQGRGFIALAAMIFGNWWPLGALGASALFGYFDALSLRVVHTRIPYQFITVLPHIATIFVLAGFMRRAVPPAADGIPYTKEEA from the coding sequence GTGGAGTTGCTGGCCGCTCTCCTCAACATGGCACTGTTGGCCTCGGCGGTGCGACTGACGGTGCCCATCCTCCTCACCGCCCTGGGAGCCGTCTACTCCGAGCGTGGCGGCGTCGTGAATATCGGGCTGGAAGGCATCATGATAATGGGGACTTTCTTCGGAGCCTCGGTGACGCACCTCGTCGCCACGGCCCTCCCTGTCCCAGGGGCCGAGGCCGGCGCCACGCACGCGATCGCGCCCGTGGCCGGCATGCTGGCGGCCATGGCCGCCGGTGTGCTGTTCTCGCTCGTCCACGCCGTCGTGGCTGTGACGTTCCGCGTGAACCAGATCATCAGCGGCGTTGTGCTGAACATGCTGGCGGTCGGGTTGGCGCGATTCCTGAACATCCTCTTCTTCGGCGTGGCCACGCAATCACCCGGCATCAGCGGGTTCGAGCCGTGGAGCGTGCCCGTGCTGCGCGACGTGCCGGCCCTGGCTCCGATTGCCACCGGCATATCACCGGTGATCCCGTCGGCACTGGTTCTCCTGGGGCTCGGCCACTGGGTGCTGCTGCGGACGGTTTTCGGGCTGCGCCTGCGAGCGGTGGGCGAGCACCCGCTGGCGGCGGATACCCTTGGGATCAACGTGGCGGCGATGCGCTACGCGGGCGTGCTGATCAGCGGCGCCCTAGCAGGACTGGCCGGCGGGTATCTCTCGATCGAGCAGGGTCGGGGCTACCTGGAAGGAATGACGCAGGGCCGTGGTTTCATCGCGTTGGCCGCGATGATTTTCGGTAACTGGTGGCCGCTGGGCGCCCTGGGGGCCTCGGCGCTGTTTGGATACTTCGACGCGCTCAGCCTGCGCGTTGTGCACACGCGTATCCCCTACCAGTTCATCACCGTACTGCCGCACATCGCGACCATTTTCGTGCTGGCCGGTTTCATGCGGAGGGCCGTGCCGCCGGCCGCGGACGGCATCCCGTACACCAAGGAAGAGGCGTAA
- a CDS encoding MBL fold metallo-hydrolase produces MIRTRRYGPVTQIRMARALAGRPLYWTCAYHVDGLLIDTGCRHTAGELVAALDGSDLTQLVNTHNHEDHVGGNAAISARFGVRAYIHPLGIDGMRHPDGHLPFYRRVVWGRPAPYDPQALGDRIATDRYAFRVLHAPGHSTDQVVLFEEREGWLFSADLYLGERVKYLRRDERLDDSLESLRRVAALPVGRLFCGLGAVIDDGGAALSGKLAYWEEVCQRVAELHDAGRSAVGIRRTILGAEGFMRWVSSGDFAMQYLVDQALSIVAGSSPYGPPGRPGLGDA; encoded by the coding sequence GTGATCCGGACCCGCCGGTACGGACCCGTAACCCAGATCCGCATGGCGCGGGCCCTGGCCGGGCGGCCGCTCTACTGGACGTGCGCCTACCACGTGGACGGCCTGTTGATTGACACGGGATGCAGACACACGGCCGGTGAGCTCGTGGCGGCGCTGGATGGAAGCGATCTCACGCAGTTGGTCAATACGCACAACCACGAGGACCACGTCGGAGGGAACGCGGCGATTAGCGCGCGTTTCGGGGTCCGGGCCTATATTCATCCGCTGGGGATCGATGGTATGCGGCACCCGGACGGGCACCTGCCGTTCTATCGCCGGGTGGTGTGGGGGAGGCCGGCTCCGTACGATCCCCAGGCCCTGGGAGACCGCATTGCCACCGACCGGTACGCCTTTCGAGTTCTCCATGCGCCCGGACACAGCACCGACCAAGTGGTGCTGTTCGAGGAGCGGGAGGGCTGGCTGTTCAGCGCCGATCTATACCTGGGCGAACGGGTCAAGTACCTGCGACGAGACGAACGGTTGGACGATAGCCTTGAGTCGCTGCGTCGCGTCGCCGCCCTCCCGGTCGGCAGGCTGTTCTGCGGCCTCGGCGCGGTGATAGACGACGGTGGAGCGGCCCTGAGCGGCAAGCTTGCGTACTGGGAAGAGGTCTGCCAACGGGTTGCGGAGCTGCACGATGCCGGTAGGTCCGCGGTCGGGATACGGCGCACCATTCTGGGAGCCGAAGGGTTCATGCGCTGGGTCAGCTCGGGCGACTTCGCCATGCAGTACCTGGTGGACCAGGCGCTGTCAATCGTAGCCGGGAGTTCTCCTTACGGACCGCCCGGCCGGCCCGGCCTAGGAGACGCATGA
- a CDS encoding PfkB family carbohydrate kinase produces the protein MRGGIVLVGGAMVDVRAAATSGSLVPGRSVPGKARLLPGGAARNVAVNLVRLGHRVTLLTAVGDDPLGRWLVDDAACRGVGTDGILFRPQPTGLFVTVGAGIDAAWCVADAGPVESLRPADLEPWRQAVATAGVLVHDANLYEDAQAALLTMAGGVPRILLATSPDKAVRLRPSLNGAAVVVCNQDEACVLAGMTGAPDWQVLGAALVAGGAGCVVITQGEGGVGVMTPFAAAFEPAARVSVVDPTGAGDAVASAAVHGYLAGMSPAQTARLAASAAACVVQSPENTPAALGAVPHA, from the coding sequence ATGAGAGGTGGGATCGTGCTGGTCGGAGGTGCCATGGTGGACGTGCGTGCCGCCGCCACCTCCGGCAGCTTGGTGCCGGGCCGGTCCGTACCCGGGAAGGCCCGGCTCTTGCCCGGCGGGGCCGCGCGTAACGTCGCCGTGAACTTGGTCCGCCTCGGCCACCGGGTGACCCTGCTGACCGCAGTAGGGGATGACCCGCTGGGCCGCTGGCTGGTGGATGATGCGGCCTGCCGGGGCGTGGGCACGGACGGTATCCTGTTCCGCCCGCAGCCCACGGGACTGTTCGTCACCGTGGGGGCAGGCATTGACGCGGCCTGGTGCGTCGCCGATGCCGGGCCGGTCGAGTCGCTGCGCCCGGCCGACCTGGAGCCCTGGCGTCAGGCGGTCGCCACGGCCGGGGTCCTTGTGCACGACGCCAACCTCTACGAGGACGCCCAGGCCGCCCTGCTGACGATGGCAGGCGGGGTACCACGCATCCTGCTGGCCACCTCGCCGGACAAAGCGGTGAGGTTGCGGCCATCGCTCAACGGCGCCGCAGTTGTGGTGTGCAACCAGGATGAGGCCTGCGTCCTGGCAGGGATGACGGGAGCGCCGGACTGGCAGGTCCTGGGCGCGGCACTGGTGGCCGGCGGCGCCGGATGTGTGGTGATCACGCAGGGTGAGGGGGGCGTCGGCGTCATGACGCCCTTTGCGGCGGCGTTCGAGCCGGCCGCCCGCGTTTCCGTGGTGGATCCTACCGGAGCCGGCGATGCGGTTGCCTCGGCGGCGGTGCACGGCTATCTGGCCGGCATGAGCCCGGCCCAGACGGCGCGTCTGGCCGCCTCAGCAGCGGCCTGCGTCGTGCAATCTCCTGAGAACACCCCGGCGGCGCTCGGCGCCGTCCCTCACGCATGA
- a CDS encoding pseudouridine-5'-phosphate glycosidase — MIRAASTWMRIAPEVAAALDAGRAVVALESAVLSHGLPEAQARTLTCRLDEIVRSAGAVPALVAVRAGRVEVGLDPSDVEFLLATGVVKISSRDLAAAVARRQSGGTTVAGTLAAAHAAGIRVMATGGIGGVHIGAEARGDVSADLFALSRFPLVVVCAGPKAICDPHWTSEALDSLGVSVVGFRTDTLPAFLARSSGVAVPCRVETAREVAAIAKAKAEMRDPSALLVVQPPPPDAAMDGQELARAVAAALERARAAAVGGAALTPYLLREIAEITGGEALTANLAVLEANASLAAAVAVGISCLGRDAPD, encoded by the coding sequence ATGATCCGGGCCGCATCCACCTGGATGCGCATCGCGCCGGAGGTTGCCGCCGCCCTCGACGCGGGCAGAGCGGTGGTGGCGTTGGAAAGCGCGGTGCTCTCGCACGGCCTGCCGGAAGCCCAGGCCCGCACTCTGACCTGCCGGCTTGATGAGATCGTTCGAAGCGCCGGAGCAGTTCCTGCTCTGGTCGCGGTGCGGGCGGGCCGCGTGGAGGTCGGGCTAGATCCTTCCGATGTGGAGTTCCTGCTCGCAACGGGCGTCGTGAAGATCTCCTCGCGCGACTTGGCTGCGGCCGTTGCGCGCCGGCAGTCCGGCGGTACAACGGTGGCGGGCACCCTGGCTGCCGCCCATGCCGCGGGTATTCGGGTGATGGCCACCGGAGGCATCGGTGGGGTTCACATCGGGGCCGAGGCCAGAGGGGACGTCTCGGCCGATCTGTTTGCGCTGAGCCGCTTTCCGCTGGTCGTCGTCTGCGCGGGACCCAAGGCGATCTGCGATCCCCACTGGACCTCCGAGGCCCTAGACAGCCTGGGGGTATCCGTTGTCGGCTTTCGCACCGATACACTGCCCGCGTTCCTGGCACGCTCCAGTGGAGTCGCGGTGCCGTGTCGGGTTGAGACCGCGCGCGAGGTGGCTGCGATCGCGAAGGCCAAGGCAGAGATGCGCGACCCATCGGCGCTGCTCGTGGTGCAGCCTCCCCCCCCGGATGCCGCGATGGACGGGCAGGAGCTGGCCCGCGCCGTTGCCGCTGCTCTGGAGCGGGCCAGGGCAGCGGCGGTGGGCGGCGCAGCGCTGACCCCATATCTGCTGAGGGAGATCGCCGAGATCACCGGCGGGGAGGCTTTGACGGCCAACCTGGCGGTCCTGGAGGCCAACGCATCGCTGGCCGCCGCGGTGGCCGTGGGAATTTCCTGCTTGGGCAGGGACGCGCCGGACTGA
- a CDS encoding DUF4115 domain-containing protein encodes MTTLPPSKNQLGAAEIGATLRSARAARGISLAEMHTRTKISTDYLVALEEGRLGALPPVAFTRGFLRTVADELGIDPEPIVRSLNAAMAAEGAARPEGWRRVGSAIVPVASMSPLRRRVISLVLVAFLVVLAAIVLLTRQLWEFAQPVPPAAPSVIVATPAAPVPIPSPVVGPPETQIPSGALPADQEVTVEVRASGRSWLLVQTEAGPLFEGFISAGGVMRWQSRAPISVRAGNAGAIAVVVNGAALGTYGRPGEVVDRTFRPGAPP; translated from the coding sequence GTGACAACGCTGCCGCCGTCCAAGAACCAGTTGGGCGCCGCCGAGATCGGCGCCACCCTGCGCTCAGCGCGCGCGGCCCGCGGCATTTCCCTAGCCGAGATGCACACCCGCACGAAGATCAGCACCGACTACCTTGTCGCGCTTGAGGAGGGGCGATTGGGCGCGCTGCCTCCCGTTGCGTTCACCCGCGGGTTCCTGCGGACCGTGGCAGACGAGCTGGGGATCGATCCCGAGCCCATTGTAAGGAGCCTCAACGCGGCGATGGCAGCGGAGGGAGCAGCGCGGCCGGAAGGCTGGCGGCGTGTGGGATCGGCGATCGTTCCGGTCGCGTCGATGTCGCCGCTGAGGCGGCGGGTCATCTCCCTTGTGCTGGTGGCGTTCCTGGTAGTTCTCGCGGCGATCGTTCTCCTCACCCGGCAGCTGTGGGAGTTCGCGCAGCCCGTGCCGCCGGCCGCCCCATCGGTCATTGTAGCGACGCCGGCGGCCCCAGTTCCGATTCCATCTCCGGTCGTGGGACCGCCGGAGACGCAGATCCCCTCCGGCGCCCTGCCGGCGGACCAGGAAGTGACCGTCGAGGTGCGGGCTTCGGGCCGGTCGTGGCTGCTCGTGCAGACCGAGGCAGGGCCCCTCTTCGAAGGGTTCATCAGTGCCGGAGGAGTGATGCGGTGGCAGAGCCGGGCTCCGATCTCGGTCCGCGCGGGCAACGCTGGCGCCATTGCCGTGGTCGTGAACGGTGCCGCCCTGGGAACCTACGGGCGACCGGGCGAGGTTGTGGACCGAACCTTCCGGCCGGGCGCACCGCCGTGA
- a CDS encoding competence/damage-inducible protein A → MRAELISVGTELLLGQITDTNATYLARLLASWGVDLLAKQTVGDNLERVRAAVSLALARSDLVITTGGLGPTEDDLTTEAVALAAGLPLVHHDETADRIAGFFARRGRTPTESVFRQAKIPSGAQVIPNRRGTAPGLLVPIGRQVVFMFPGVPAEMEELVADGLVPWLAERVGDEVIRSRVLRIAGIGESLVEERVRDLVHGANPTVAPLAKLGEVHLRITAKGPPAVVAALIDQTEAGLRERLGVAVFGVDDETLQAVAARLLIERGLTLAVAESCTAGVLASRLTEIPGSSAFLLAGFVAYSNEAKVRDLGVEAELIAAHGAVSTEVARAMAEGARARTGAGIGVAVTGIAGPDGGTPAKPVGLVYLAIATDAGARAEEVRFGAEAGRAGIRHLAAQAALNLIRLSLLGR, encoded by the coding sequence ATGCGCGCTGAGTTGATCTCCGTCGGTACCGAGCTGCTCCTCGGGCAGATCACCGACACAAACGCGACCTACCTGGCGAGGCTCCTGGCGTCGTGGGGCGTGGACCTGCTCGCAAAGCAGACCGTGGGCGACAACCTCGAGCGCGTCCGCGCAGCGGTGAGCCTTGCGCTGGCGCGGTCCGATCTGGTGATCACGACGGGAGGCCTGGGACCCACCGAAGACGACCTGACGACTGAGGCGGTGGCGCTCGCCGCGGGGCTGCCGTTGGTCCACCACGATGAGACCGCCGACCGTATCGCCGGCTTCTTTGCCCGACGCGGCCGGACGCCCACCGAGTCGGTCTTCCGGCAGGCCAAGATACCGTCAGGGGCGCAGGTCATTCCAAACCGAAGAGGCACCGCGCCGGGCCTGCTCGTCCCCATCGGCCGTCAGGTGGTCTTCATGTTTCCCGGTGTGCCGGCGGAGATGGAGGAACTGGTCGCCGATGGGCTGGTGCCGTGGCTGGCTGAGCGCGTGGGAGATGAGGTCATCCGGTCGCGCGTGCTGCGTATCGCCGGCATAGGTGAGTCGCTGGTCGAGGAACGGGTTAGGGATCTGGTCCACGGCGCCAACCCAACGGTGGCGCCGCTTGCCAAGCTGGGGGAGGTTCACCTGCGGATCACCGCCAAGGGCCCGCCCGCAGTAGTTGCCGCCCTGATAGACCAGACTGAAGCCGGCCTCAGGGAACGGCTGGGGGTTGCGGTCTTCGGTGTAGACGACGAGACGCTGCAGGCCGTGGCGGCCAGGCTGCTAATCGAGCGTGGACTGACCCTGGCAGTAGCGGAGTCGTGCACCGCGGGCGTGCTGGCCTCGCGGTTGACCGAGATCCCAGGCAGCTCGGCGTTCCTGCTGGCGGGGTTCGTAGCCTACAGCAACGAGGCCAAAGTGCGTGACCTCGGCGTGGAAGCAGAGCTCATCGCCGCGCACGGCGCGGTCAGCACTGAGGTGGCCAGGGCGATGGCCGAGGGTGCCCGGGCCCGAACGGGCGCCGGCATCGGCGTGGCCGTAACAGGCATAGCCGGTCCCGACGGCGGCACGCCTGCCAAGCCGGTCGGGCTGGTGTATCTCGCCATCGCCACGGACGCCGGCGCGCGCGCCGAGGAGGTACGGTTCGGCGCCGAGGCGGGCAGAGCCGGGATACGCCACTTGGCCGCGCAGGCCGCGCTCAACCTTATCCGGCTCTCCCTGCTAGGGCGATGA
- the thpR gene encoding RNA 2',3'-cyclic phosphodiesterase: protein MTLYRTFIAIELSDESRRLVAELAERLRAAGATLRWMKPENLHYTLSFLGEIPAAQVARAVVATRSAVGRTMPFPVSIGGLGAFPGLERPQVIWVGCTEGSEALGRLSGEVKAALDRERLPSDPKPFRPHLTLGRVKDNRQWGELVRAVRSHRDAAIGVEWVRTVTVMESRLTPDGPVYTPREKVLLGHGLNSTGT, encoded by the coding sequence ATGACGCTCTACCGGACCTTCATCGCGATCGAGTTGAGCGACGAATCCCGGCGCTTGGTGGCCGAGTTGGCGGAGCGGCTGCGTGCGGCCGGGGCGACGCTTCGATGGATGAAGCCGGAGAACCTGCACTACACCCTGTCTTTTCTGGGAGAGATACCGGCCGCGCAGGTGGCCCGCGCGGTCGTCGCAACGCGCAGTGCGGTCGGCCGGACCATGCCCTTTCCCGTGTCAATCGGCGGCCTGGGCGCCTTTCCAGGTTTGGAGCGGCCCCAGGTGATCTGGGTCGGGTGCACCGAGGGGTCTGAAGCCCTTGGGCGCCTGTCCGGGGAGGTGAAAGCGGCGCTGGACCGGGAGCGCCTTCCGTCAGATCCCAAACCCTTCCGCCCCCATCTGACCCTGGGCCGCGTGAAAGACAACCGGCAGTGGGGAGAGCTGGTGCGGGCCGTCCGGTCGCACCGCGATGCCGCGATCGGTGTGGAGTGGGTGAGGACCGTTACCGTTATGGAAAGCCGGCTGACGCCTGACGGTCCGGTCTACACGCCTCGAGAGAAGGTCCTGTTGGGCCACGGGTTGAACTCCACGGGTACATAA
- the recA gene encoding recombinase RecA has translation MTERQRALDLALSQIEKQFGKGSIMKLGEASARLQVEVISTGALGLDLALGVGGVPRGRVVEIYGPEASGKTTLGYHIIAEAQREGGVAAFIDAEHALDPTYAKAVGMDVDNLLLSQPDSGEQALEIAETLVRSGAVDVVVVDSVAALVPRAELEGEMGDAHVGLQARLMSQALRKLVGTISRSRTIVVFINQLREKIGVMFGNPETTTGGRALKFYSSVRMEIRRIENIKSGDEVKGIRARVKVVKNKVAPPFRDAEVDIIYGHGISRSASILDVATAMGLVQRSGAWFTYGDLRLGQGRDNAREFLDSNAEVASEIDRRVREARGLLRTKEAAAVPPAEPEARQAAAAARPAPVARLVPAKPRG, from the coding sequence ATGACTGAGCGCCAACGGGCTCTGGACCTGGCCCTCTCCCAGATAGAGAAGCAGTTCGGCAAGGGCTCCATCATGAAGCTGGGCGAAGCCAGCGCGAGGCTCCAGGTAGAGGTCATCTCGACCGGGGCCCTAGGTCTCGATCTGGCGCTGGGCGTCGGCGGCGTTCCCAGGGGACGCGTGGTCGAGATTTACGGCCCGGAGGCGTCGGGCAAGACCACGCTCGGCTATCACATCATTGCAGAGGCACAACGCGAAGGGGGCGTCGCGGCGTTTATTGACGCCGAGCACGCACTCGATCCTACCTATGCCAAGGCAGTGGGGATGGACGTAGACAACCTGCTCCTCTCCCAGCCCGACAGCGGTGAGCAGGCCTTGGAGATAGCCGAGACCCTCGTGCGCAGCGGCGCCGTGGACGTCGTCGTTGTGGACTCGGTGGCCGCCCTGGTGCCGCGCGCGGAACTGGAGGGCGAGATGGGCGATGCCCACGTCGGGCTGCAGGCGCGCCTCATGTCGCAGGCCCTCCGCAAACTGGTCGGCACCATCAGCCGGTCGCGCACGATCGTGGTGTTCATAAACCAGCTCCGCGAGAAGATCGGGGTGATGTTCGGAAATCCGGAAACCACCACGGGTGGCAGGGCGCTCAAGTTCTACTCGTCGGTCCGCATGGAAATCCGCAGGATCGAGAACATCAAGAGCGGGGACGAGGTCAAGGGGATTCGGGCGCGTGTCAAGGTCGTCAAGAACAAGGTCGCCCCTCCGTTTCGCGATGCGGAGGTGGACATCATCTACGGCCATGGGATCTCACGCAGCGCCAGCATCCTCGATGTGGCCACGGCGATGGGCCTGGTCCAGCGTTCGGGGGCCTGGTTCACATACGGCGATCTGCGCCTGGGACAGGGGCGCGACAACGCGCGTGAGTTCCTGGACAGCAACGCCGAGGTGGCCAGCGAGATTGACCGCCGCGTGCGCGAGGCCCGTGGGCTGCTTCGCACCAAGGAAGCCGCGGCGGTTCCACCGGCTGAGCCGGAAGCCCGACAAGCTGCGGCTGCTGCCCGCCCTGCGCCGGTGGCACGCCTGGTGCCGGCGAAACCCCGAGGGTAG
- a CDS encoding regulatory protein RecX gives MDGTVNPRVARLRASARDPGVCQVEIEGVGRFRIDARTVGALGLAEGRHIAPDAVARLAGAAERQRARAVALGLLQRRLRSRAELEAALRRRGVPREEALAVIGELARSGWIDDARFARAWIADRLTLRPSGARRLRAELAARGVAPAVIAEALGAQLLPEQEEALALRQAEDRLRRLQGFPPQAARRRLVGWLQRRGYSAGTIARTLRKVGPLSAGSPDDDPSD, from the coding sequence GTGGATGGAACCGTGAACCCGCGCGTGGCGCGCCTGCGGGCTTCTGCGCGTGACCCAGGGGTCTGCCAGGTAGAGATCGAGGGCGTCGGCCGGTTTCGGATAGACGCCCGGACCGTTGGCGCGCTTGGCCTGGCCGAGGGCCGGCATATTGCCCCGGACGCGGTCGCCCGACTTGCCGGCGCCGCGGAGCGCCAGAGGGCCAGGGCCGTGGCCCTGGGCCTTCTGCAACGGCGGCTGCGCAGCCGCGCGGAGTTGGAAGCCGCGCTGCGCCGGCGGGGAGTGCCGCGAGAGGAAGCACTGGCCGTCATCGGCGAACTGGCGCGGTCGGGGTGGATAGATGATGCACGGTTCGCGCGCGCGTGGATCGCCGACCGCCTGACGCTGCGGCCCAGCGGTGCGCGGAGGTTGCGGGCGGAATTGGCGGCGCGCGGCGTGGCGCCCGCGGTGATCGCCGAGGCGCTGGGGGCCCAGTTGCTTCCGGAACAAGAGGAGGCCCTGGCGCTGCGCCAGGCAGAGGATCGCCTGCGGCGCCTCCAGGGGTTTCCACCACAGGCGGCGCGGAGGCGTCTGGTGGGATGGTTGCAGCGCCGCGGCTATTCGGCCGGTACGATTGCACGCACTCTGCGGAAGGTGGGACCGCTCAGCGCGGGCAGCCCTGATGACGATCCCTCAGACTGA